DNA from Saccharicrinis carchari:
GGGGCGTTTAAAAGCGTGATGATACAAACCGTAAATACCGTGGCACCCGAGCATGCTGCCAGCACCGCTTACTATGCCGATTATAATGCCGCCAACCCCGAAGGCCCCATGAAATCGTGGCTTGTTTTTGAGATGCTGGGGGTATTTATCGGTGCCTTTTTATCGGCGGTAGCGGCCAATAGGGTTTCGCTCAAGCTGGAAAAAGGTCCGGGCGTGCGCAACCGCACACGGATTATTGCAGCCATTGCAGGCGGTGCCCTATTTGGTTTTGGCAGCCAGCTGGGGCGCGGATGTACCTCGGGCTCAGCACTGAGCGGAATGGCGGTAATGTCGTTCGGTGGTATCATTACCATGTTGGCCATATTTGGCATGGCCTATACAATGGCGTATTTTTTTAGAGGTTTATGGATTAAAAAACAATAGCTATGGGACCTTTAGTACCAGATATTATAAGCGGCGAGTTTAATTTTATGATAGCCCTGATTGTGGGGATAGGATTTGGATTTGCACTGGAGCAGGCCGGTTTTGCTTCCACAAAAAAATTGGTGGGACTGTTTTACGGATACGATTTTACCGTTCTCAGAGTGTTTTTTACAGCCGGCATTACTGCCATGGTGGGCGTCATCGTTTTAAACCACCTTAACCTGCTGGATGTGAGTGTTATTTATATTAACCCCACCTTTTTGTGGGCCGCACTTGGGGGAGGAGCCATCATGGGTGTGGGTTTTATTATAGGCGGCTTTTGCCCCGGAACCAGCGCTTGTGCCGCAGCCACCGGACGTGTTGACGGATGGGCATTTTTATTGGGCGGCGGCATTGGTATCTTTGCCTTTGCCGAGGGATTCCCTTTGTGGGAGAATTTTTATCTGGCCGAGAATTGGGGGCCGGTTTTAATGTTTGAGCAATTGGGGCTTAGTCGCGAAGCGTTCGGCGTTATCATGATATTGGTGGCAGCAGGAGCGTTTGTGCTAACCCAGCTTATCGAAAACAAAGTCAACAATAAGGAAACCCGGTGGTTTAAACCCGTTCTTATCAAAAACACCATTATTGTTGCCACCCCTGTGCTTGTGGTAATCATGGTGCTGATAACTCCCAATCGCACGGAGGTGATGAACGCCCGTATCGACGAAAAGATTGCCGCCGGTGAGTGCAACCCCAAGATGATGGACGGGGATAAATTGGCCTACGAGCTGATGAATCAATATTACAAATACAATGTAATTGATGTACGCTCGCCCGAGGAGTATAAAGCCTTCCACATCCCTACAGCCATCAATATACCGCTGGATGATATGGCCAAGCACGAAAACCTGGATATAGTGATCCAAAACATTAAAACCAATGTTTTTTATGGTGCCAATATCAATCAGTCGCAGCGGGCATGTATGGTGTCCAAGTATTTTGGCAAATCGGATAACTTTGCGCTTAAGCTGAGCGCCACCGAGTTCAATAAGCAGTATTTTCAACTGGGTGAGGTAAATTTTGATCTTTCAAAATCAGAAGTAGATTTATTTAAGTTTCGCAAGGAGGCGGGTGAAAAAATGAAAGAGATTGGCGAAGCCGTTGCCAACCTGGACAAACCGGTACTTAAAAAGGCTACGCGGGTAAAAGGTGGGTGTAGTTAGATAAGTGGTACGCTTTATTATTCGGTATTGTTAGGTTGCCCATGGTAGCAAAGGCTCTTGTGCTTTCGCCGAAGTTTCACCATGTTGACATAAAGCTTTCTCCGATGGCACGCTGTTGCTGAAGCTATAGCGTAAGAGACCGCAGCCTTTAGCAAAGGAATTAACGGTTAAGAAGCGCAGTAGCATGGCGAAGGACTCGGCGGCATGCGGATAGGATATGGGCCCGACGCGAGGATACTATATCAATTTTTTTGTCCACGAATTACACAAATTTGAGTCGCACTTGATGTGCGACTTTATCAATGGCTGGTTTTCGCTCAAAACATAATCGAAATACTTCCGCACCGGCTCGGGGAGTGAATCGTTTTCAATATTCGAATATCTCGCGATGAAGGAGGCAACTGTCACAAATCTACCCGAAGAATTTTTTGTCCATTCGTTATACTGACCATTTATATGGTTTTATCACTTACAGACATATATTACCTTAATAAAGATTGAGGAGTACACATTTTAGATTATTAATATTATTAGTTAAATCTATCATATTATTCTGTTGATACATCTACATAATAAATTATTCAATTTACACAATGAAAACTATTATCTACAAATATAAATCACTTATCAACATAATTAACAGCCTCATCTACAGTAACAAATTTCCTATCTTTATATCATATTTATTCGTCTACGATGTAATATGATCTATCAATTAGTATTATTAGTCCTTCCCAACTTGGCCAAGCCAAAACCAAACAAGGTAGTCATGCAAACACTTAAGGCATTTCTGTTTTGGTTTGTCCAAGCTAATTATTTTTTTTGGTTCTGGTGGCTCTATTGTTCTTTTGCCTGAGGTACGAACTGCGATACCCCTTTAAGCGATCCGGATCATTATGAAACACATACTTTCCACATGCCCTTATTTCATCCACCTTCGATTTTAAAAGAGAAAATATTTGATCGCGTTTAATTTTATTGGGGTTGGATTGGGAGGCCACGTATTTATATCCGTGCAAATTAGGCAATTCCTCGGCCAGCTGCGCTACCCTGCTCATTATGGCAAAATCAAAACCAATGGCATCCAGAAGGTCGGTATGTCCGTTACCCATATGGATAAGTAAATCTAAATTAGAAATCAGTTCGTGAACCTTACATGGAAATTTTATTTCCCCCATTATTGCCGATAATTCCTTATTGTGGCGGAAAGCGTATTTGAAGTGATGAACCAATTGTTTGCCCAGGTCAATACCCTCTTTCTTTTTTCGATTCCAATTAGCGACTTCCTCTTTAGTCGATTTTGATTCATTCGCCCTTAAGGCATGAATATTTTGAGCTTCTTCTAACAGAAATTCCGCTTCCTGGATAATGCCAATATTAAGTCCGGCTTTACTCAGCTTATCTCTGTCTTGCTGTGCCCACAAAATAAATTCGCTGCATTCCTGTAAAAAGATGCCATAAGACAGTCCCAGCCGCTTAATGGATTCCGGTGTTATAGAATAAGCTTGTTTTAACAGCATATCTTTGATTGATGAATGGCCCATAGTTATTGCTTCGTTTATTATGCCTAAAATTAATTAATACCTGTTTAATTCCCACATTATATTTTCCAATAATTAGTTTTTGCAAGAATAATAGATACTTCTCCAGCCACTGCCGTATCCGAATTACAGGGTATTGTTGATCCGCGACATACAAATTTTTAACACATGATATAAGCGATTATCAATAAAAGCCGTTAATTTTATGCTTGATAACCCATCGAAAAAATTAAGCCATGTCAATGATATACCATCCACAAAAATATAAGATAGCCGACAAAGCCATGCACCCTTTTATTGATGACGGCGAAATCGATGAAATTCTGCAGGAAGCACAGGAACCAAGTAAAGCACAAGTACGCGCGGTGATTCAAAAATCGTTGGATAAAAACCGTCTCTCGCTGCACGAAACCGCTATTTTGGTGAATGCCAACGAGCCCGAACTGATACAGGAAATAAAAAGCGCTGCCAAAGTGCTTAAAGAGCGGGTTTATGGCAAGCGTATTGTTCTTTTTGCCCCCCTGTACATCGGCAACTTGTGCATCAACAACTGCACCTATTGCGGCTTTAAAGCAGATAACAAAGCCCAAAAGCGAATTACGCTCACGGAGGATGATTTAAGAGAAGAGGTAAAATCGTTGGAAGATGCCGGACACAAGCGACTCATATTGGTGTATGGTGAGCACCCCAGATACAATGCCAAATTCATAGCCGAATCGGTGAAAACGGTGTATTCGGTAAAATCAAACAAAGGAGAGATACGCCGTGTGAACATCAATGCGGCTCCCTTAGATGTGGAAGGATTTAAAATAGTGAAAGCAGCAGGTATTGGAACCTACCAGATATTTCAGGAAACCTATCACCACGAAACCTACCTGAAAGTACATAAAAGTGGAGTTAAAAGAGATTATGACTGGCGTATCACAGGGCTCGACCGTGCCATGGAGGCAGGTATCGATGATTTGGGTATTGGGGCTTTGCTTGGCTTGTATGATTGGCGCTTTGAGGTGCTGGGTTTGTTACGTCATGTAAATCACTTTGAGGCGGTGTATAATGTAGGACCACATACCATCTCCTTTCCACGGATTCAAGCTGCCTCCGGTATCCAGGTGAATAAAAAATGGGCGGTGTCTGATGCCGATTTTACCCGACTGGTGGCCATTCTGCGGCTTGCCGTTCCTTACACCGGGTTAATTCTTACCGCCCGCGAGCCTGCCCAAATACGCGATGAGGTGCTGCAATATGGTGTTTCGCAAATTGA
Protein-coding regions in this window:
- a CDS encoding YeeE/YedE thiosulfate transporter family protein gives rise to the protein MREAPKKYMNPYLAGFFLGFVLLATIYVTGRGLGASGAFKSVMIQTVNTVAPEHAASTAYYADYNAANPEGPMKSWLVFEMLGVFIGAFLSAVAANRVSLKLEKGPGVRNRTRIIAAIAGGALFGFGSQLGRGCTSGSALSGMAVMSFGGIITMLAIFGMAYTMAYFFRGLWIKKQ
- a CDS encoding YeeE/YedE thiosulfate transporter family protein encodes the protein MGPLVPDIISGEFNFMIALIVGIGFGFALEQAGFASTKKLVGLFYGYDFTVLRVFFTAGITAMVGVIVLNHLNLLDVSVIYINPTFLWAALGGGAIMGVGFIIGGFCPGTSACAAATGRVDGWAFLLGGGIGIFAFAEGFPLWENFYLAENWGPVLMFEQLGLSREAFGVIMILVAAGAFVLTQLIENKVNNKETRWFKPVLIKNTIIVATPVLVVIMVLITPNRTEVMNARIDEKIAAGECNPKMMDGDKLAYELMNQYYKYNVIDVRSPEEYKAFHIPTAINIPLDDMAKHENLDIVIQNIKTNVFYGANINQSQRACMVSKYFGKSDNFALKLSATEFNKQYFQLGEVNFDLSKSEVDLFKFRKEAGEKMKEIGEAVANLDKPVLKKATRVKGGCS
- the hydG gene encoding [FeFe] hydrogenase H-cluster radical SAM maturase HydG; protein product: MSMIYHPQKYKIADKAMHPFIDDGEIDEILQEAQEPSKAQVRAVIQKSLDKNRLSLHETAILVNANEPELIQEIKSAAKVLKERVYGKRIVLFAPLYIGNLCINNCTYCGFKADNKAQKRITLTEDDLREEVKSLEDAGHKRLILVYGEHPRYNAKFIAESVKTVYSVKSNKGEIRRVNINAAPLDVEGFKIVKAAGIGTYQIFQETYHHETYLKVHKSGVKRDYDWRITGLDRAMEAGIDDLGIGALLGLYDWRFEVLGLLRHVNHFEAVYNVGPHTISFPRIQAASGIQVNKKWAVSDADFTRLVAILRLAVPYTGLILTAREPAQIRDEVLQYGVSQIDGGTHIELKGYSQTEQGQDMDKEQFEIKDDRSLNEVMEELVNTGFIPSFCTACYRLNRTGEHFMEFSVPGFIKRFCQPNAMLTLAEYLEDYAPPSTKEKGYRLIEKELHNYEDPNFKEKLMERLDKIKTGERDLYF